A genomic region of Ochotona princeps isolate mOchPri1 chromosome 17, mOchPri1.hap1, whole genome shotgun sequence contains the following coding sequences:
- the WNK4 gene encoding serine/threonine-protein kinase WNK4 isoform X1, producing the protein METAVPMSQTEADLALRSLPPLGSVGPPRLGPPPRRMRRFSGKAEPRPRPSRGSRRSSVDLGLLSSWFQPATPAPEPPDPPDSVGPERATNPTPNPQELPEGTWAGEAPAKAAGSARPELSESAGAPGSGEKPRILDAAARERQREQEEKEDTETQAVATSPDGRYLKFDIEIGRGSFKTVYRGLDTDTTVEVAWCELQTRKLSRAERQRFSEEVEMLKGLQHPNIVRFYDSWKSVLRGQVCIVLVTELMTSGTLKTYLRRFREMKPRVLQRWSRQILRGLHFLHTRVPPILHRDLKCDNVFITGPTGSVKIGDLGLATLKRASFAKSVIGTPEFMAPEMYEEKYDEAVDVYAFGMCMLEMATSEYPYSECQNAAQIYRKVTSGTKPNSFYKVKIPEVKEIIEGCIRTDKNERFTIQDLLAHAFFREERGVHVELAEEDDGEKPGLKLWLRMEDVRRGGRPRDNQAIEFLFQLGRDAAEEVAQEMVALGLVCEADYQPVARAVRERVAAIQRKREKLRKAKELQALPPEPGPPPPSVPVAVCSPSAFPAEPEEPEADQHQPFLFRHASYSSTTSDCETDGYLSSSGFLDASDPALQAPGGVSACPAESQVCLPSAFALSIPCSGPLGSDFSAGDSYASDTASGLSDIGEGLGRMRRPPGRNLRRRPRSRLRVTNVSDQNDRVVECQLQTHNSKMVTFRFDLDGDSPEEIAAAMVYNEFILPSERDGFLSRIREIIQRVETLLRRDTGPVEAAEDAPGPQEEPAPLPALLGPLPDLSSEPQSSTSPEQRSWAAFSTTPSSPDTPLSPDTPLFPITSPLCQPNLSLYSPISSQASLSPSPQQPNSPLLFSSSSAPQFPTPPSPFPLASLPPGSPFPFPPSCSQVTLNPTSFPPSPSPPPLPPTTAAPLLSLASAFSLAVMTVAQSLLAPSPGLLSQPPPAPLCPSPSLPSAPPVLLPPASHGLETLAHSPAESQTCPNPDGLLMGEARLAPISEEAKPQLVGRFQVTSSREPAELLPLQPPPLSSSLKPPTPPPLTSESSDTEDSAETRETLAESDQAPEGLGAGAEEEGVPGQEPPVVGSYCSPVWLNYSCSSLCVSSEESESSGEDEEFWVELQSLRQKHLSEVEALQMVQKKEIEDLYNRLGKQPPPGIVAPAAMLSSRQRRLSKGSFPSSRCNSLQRAEPPGPGILRRNSLSGSSTGSQERRASKGVTFAGDVGRMVRAGPGAGDW; encoded by the exons ATGGAGACTGCAGTCCCCATGTCCCAGACCGAGGCCGACCTGGCTCTGCGGTCCCTGCCGCCTCTCGGCTCGGTGGGACCACCACGCCtcgggccccctcctcgccgaaTGCGCCGCTTCTCCGGGAAGGCTGAGCCCCGGCCGCGCCCCTCTCGTGGCAGCCGCCGCAGCTCCGTGGACTTGGGGCTGCTGAGCTCTTGGTTCCAGCCAGCCACGCCCGCTCCAGAGCCCCCTGACCCTCCGGACTCGGTTGGTCCTGAACGGGCGACGAACCCAACCCCCAACCCTCAAGAGCTCCCCGAGGGCACGTGGGCTGGGGAAGCCCCCGCGAAGGCGGCAGGTTCTGCTCGTCCCGAGCTCTCGGAATCCGCAGGCGCCCCAGGGTCCGGGGAGAAGCCCAGGATCCTCGATGCCGCGGCCCGGGAACGACAGCGAGagcaggaagaaaaggaggacaCAGAGACCCAGGCAGTGGCCACTTCCCCGGACGGCCGCTACCTCAAGTTTGACATCGAGATTGGACGTGGCTCTTTCAAGACGGTGTACCGAGGGTTGGACACCGACACCACGGTGGAGGTGGCCTGGTGTGAGCTGCAG ACTCGGAAACTGTCCCGGGCCGAGCGGCAGCGCTTCTCGGAGGAGGTGGAGATGCTCAAGGGGCTGCAGCACCCCAACATCGTGCGCTTCTATGACTCGTGGAAGTCGGTGCTGAGGGGCCAGGTGTGCATCGTGCTGGTCACCGAACTCATGACCTCGGGCACGCTCAAGAC GTACTTGAGGCGCTTCCGTGAGATGAAGCCACGAGTCCTTCAACGCTGGAGCCGGCAGATCCTACGGGGGCTTCACTTCCTGCACACCCGCGTACCCCCCATCCTTCACCGCGATCTTAAATGTGACAACGTCTTTATCACTGGCCCAACGGGCTCAGTCAAGATCGGGGACCTGGGTCTGGCCACACTCAAGCGCGCCTCCTTTGCCAAGAGCGTCATTG GGACTCcagagttcatggctcctgagaTGTATGAGGAGAAGTACGATGAGGCAGTGGACGTGTATGCATTTGGCATGTGCATGCTCGAGATGGCCACCTCCGAGTACCCGTACTCCGAGTGCCAGAATGCGGCGCAGATCTACCGCAAGGTCACCTCG GGCACGAAGCCCAACAGCTTCTACAAGGTGAAGATACCCGAGGTGAAGGAGATTATCGAAGGCTGTATCCGCACGGACAAGAATGAGAG GTTCACCATCCAGGACCTCTTGGCGCACGCCTTCTTCCGCGAGGAGCGCGGTGTGCATGTTGAGCTGGCGGAGGAGGATGACGGCGAGAAGCCGGGCCTCAAGCTCTGGCTGCGCATGGAAGACGTGCGGCGTGGGGGACGCCCACGGGACAACCAGGCCAttgagttcctgttccagctgggCCGGGATGCGGCTGAGGAGGTGGCCCAGGAGATG GTGGCACTGGGTTTGGTCTGTGAAGCTGATTACCAACCAGTGGCCCGTGCCGTGCGGGAGCGGGTTGCTGCTATCCAGCGAAAGCGTGAGAAGCTGCGCAAAGCTAAGGAGCTGCAGGCCCTTCCCCCAGAGCCAGGACCTCCACCACCAAGTGTCCCCGTGGCTGTCTGTTCACCCAGTGCCTTCCCCGCTGAGCCTGAAGAGCCAGAGGCTGACCAACACCAGCCTTTCCTCTTCCGTCATGCCAGCTACTCATCTACCACTT CGGATTGCGAGACAGATGGCTACCTCAGCTCCTCTGGCTTTCTGGATGCCTCCGATCCTGCCCTTCAGGCCCCCGGCGGGGTATCGGCCTGCCCTGCCGAGTCCCAAGTCTGCCTGCCCTCG GCGTTTGCCCTGTCCATTCCATGTTCTGGGCCTCTTGGCAGTGACTTTTCAGCTGGGGACAG CTATGCTTCTGACACAGCGTCAGGCCTGAGTGACATTGGGGAAGGGCTAGGACGGATGAGAAGACCCCCAGGGAGGAATCTCCGGCGCAGACCCCGATCCCGGCTGCGGGTCACCAAT GTCTCAGACCAGAATGACAGAGTGGTTGAATGCCAGCTGCAGACCCACAACAGCAAGATGGTGACCTTCCGGTTTGATCTGGATGGGGACAGCCCAGAAGAGATTGCAGCTGCCATG GTGTACAATGAGTTCATTCTGCCCTCGGAGCGAGATGGATTCCTGAGCAGGATTCGGGAAATCATCCAACGAGTGGAGACCTTGCTCAGGAGAGACACCGGCCCAGTGGAAGCTGCCGAAGATGCCCCGGGCCCCCAG GAAGAGCCAGCACCATTGCCTGCCCTCCTGGGCCCCCTCCCAGACCTCTCCAGTG AGCCCCAGAGCAGCACCTCCCCggagcagaggagctgggcagCCTTCTCTACCACCCCATCGTCTCCTGACACCCCCTTGTCTCCTGACACCCCCCTCTTCCCCATCACTTCTCCCCTCTGCCAGCCCAACCTCTCCCTGTACTCCCCCATCTCCTCCCAGGCCTCCCTAAGCCCCTCTCCTCAGCAACCCAACTCCCCgcttctcttttcctcctccagTGCACCCCAATTTCCAACACCACCCTCCCCATTTCCCCTGGCCTCTCTCCCACCTGGTTCTCCATTCCCATTCCCTCCTAGTTGTTCCCAGGTCACACTGAATCCCACttccttcccacccagcccctcgccccctcccctgccccccaccactgCAGCGCCCCTCCTCTCTCTGGCAAGtgccttctccctggctgtgatGACTGTGGCCCAGTCTCTGCTGGCCCCCTCACCGGGgctcctctcccagcctcccccGGCCCCCCTGTGTCCCTCCCCCAGCTTGCCCTCTGCCCCTCCTGTGCTTCTGCCCCCTGCCTCTCATGGCCTGGAGACCCTTGCCCACAGCCCGGCAGAGAGCCAG ACCTGCCCTAATCCTGATGGGCTCCTCATGGGTGAAGCCAGACTGGCGCCCATCTCTGAAG AGGCGAAGCCCCAGCTCGTGGGGCGTTTCCAAGTAACTTCTTCCAGAGAGCCAGCAGAGTTGCTCCCCCTGCAGCCTCCacctctctccagctctctgaaGCCCCCGACCCCTCCTCCACTGACCTCCGAGAGCTCGGACACAGAAGACAGTGCGGAGACCAGGGAGACGCTGGCGGAGAGCGACCAGGCGCCTGAGGGCCTGGGGGCTGGAGCTGAGGAGGAAGGGGTCCCTGGGCAGGAACCACCTGTTGTGGGGAGCTACTGCAGCCCCGTGTGGCTGAACTACTCGTGTAGCAGCCTGTGTGTGAGCAGTGAGGAGTCTGAGAGCAGCGGGGAGGACGAGGAGTTCTGGGTAGAGCTGCAGAGCCTGCGGCAGAA GCACTTATCTGAGGTGGAGGCACTACAGATGgtacagaaaaaggaaattgagGACTTGTACAACCGGCTCGGCAAGCAGCCCCCGCCGGGCATCGTGGCTCCAGCTGCCATGCTGTCCAGCCGCCAGCGGCGCCTGTCCAAGGGCAGCTTCCCCAGCTCCCGCTGCAACAGCCTGCAGCGCGCTGAGCCCCCGGGTCCTG GCATTTTGCGAAGGAACTCTCTGAGTGGCAGCAGCACCGGCTCCCAGGAGCGACGGGCAAGCAAGGGGGTGACATTCGCCGGGGATGTTGGCAGGATGGTGAGGGCAGGCCCAGGGGCGGGAGACTGGTGA
- the BECN1 gene encoding beclin-1 isoform X2, translating to MWKRTAKLWQRIWRRFRLRPRDWIRRKLSEYQKEYSEFKRQQLELDDELKSVENQMRYAQLQLDKLKKTNVFNATFHIWHSGQFGTINNFRLGRLPSVPVEWNEINAAWGQTVLLLHALANKMGLKFQRYRLVPYGNHSYLESLTDKSKELPLYCSGGLRFFWDNKFDHAMVAFLDCVQQFKEEVEKGETRFCLPYRMDVEKGKIEDTGGSGGSYSIKTQFNSEEQWTKALKFMLTNLKWGLAWVSSQFYNK from the exons ATGTGGAAAAGAACCGCAAAATTGTGGCAGAGAATCTGGAGAAGGTTCAGGCTGAGGCCGAGAGACTGGATCAGGAGGAAACTCAGTGA GTATCAAAAAGAATACAGTGAATTTAAGcgacagcagctggagctggacgaTGAGCTGAAAAGTGTAGAAAATCAGATGCGCTACgcacagctgcagctggacaAGCTGAAGAAGACCAACGTCTTCAACGCGACCTTTCACATCTG GCACAGTGGACAATTTGGCACAATCAATAACTTCCGACTGGGTCGCCTGCCCAGTGTTCCTGTGGAATGGAATGAGATTAATGCTGCTTGGGGCCAGACAGTGTTGCTGCTTCATGCCCTGGCCAATAAGATGGGTCTGAAATTTCAGAG GTATCGGCTGGTCCCCTATGGAAATCACTCGTACCTGGAGTCTCTGACAGACAAATCTAAG GAGCTTCCATTGTACTGTTCTGGGGGGCTGCGGTTTTTCTGGGACAACAAGTTTGACCACGCAATGGTGGCTTTCCTAGACTGTGTGCAGCAGTTTAAAGAAGAGGTCGAAAAGGGCGAGACACGTTTTTGTCTTCCTTACAG GATGGACGTGGAGAAAGGCAAGATTGAAGACACAGGAGGCAGTGGCGGCTCCTATTCCATCAAAACCCAGTTCAATTCTGAGGAACAGTGGACAAAGGCTCTCAAGTTCATGCTGACCAACCTCAAGTGGGGCCTTGCATGGGTGTCCTCACAGTTTTATAACAAATGA
- the WNK4 gene encoding serine/threonine-protein kinase WNK4 isoform X2 — protein sequence METAVPMSQTEADLALRSLPPLGSVGPPRLGPPPRRMRRFSGKAEPRPRPSRGSRRSSVDLGLLSSWFQPATPAPEPPDPPDSVGPERATNPTPNPQELPEGTWAGEAPAKAAGSARPELSESAGAPGSGEKPRILDAAARERQREQEEKEDTETQAVATSPDGRYLKFDIEIGRGSFKTVYRGLDTDTTVEVAWCELQTRKLSRAERQRFSEEVEMLKGLQHPNIVRFYDSWKSVLRGQVCIVLVTELMTSGTLKTYLRRFREMKPRVLQRWSRQILRGLHFLHTRVPPILHRDLKCDNVFITGPTGSVKIGDLGLATLKRASFAKSVIGTPEFMAPEMYEEKYDEAVDVYAFGMCMLEMATSEYPYSECQNAAQIYRKVTSGTKPNSFYKVKIPEVKEIIEGCIRTDKNERFTIQDLLAHAFFREERGVHVELAEEDDGEKPGLKLWLRMEDVRRGGRPRDNQAIEFLFQLGRDAAEEVAQEMVALGLVCEADYQPVARAVRERVAAIQRKREKLRKAKELQALPPEPGPPPPSVPVAVCSPSAFPAEPEEPEADQHQPFLFRHASYSSTTSDCETDGYLSSSGFLDASDPALQAPGGVSACPAESQVCLPSAFALSIPCSGPLGSDFSAGDSYASDTASGLSDIGEGLGRMRRPPGRNLRRRPRSRLRVTNVSDQNDRVVECQLQTHNSKMVTFRFDLDGDSPEEIAAAMVYNEFILPSERDGFLSRIREIIQRVETLLRRDTGPVEAAEDAPGPQEEPAPLPALLGPLPDLSSEPQSSTSPEQRSWAAFSTTPSSPDTPLSPDTPLFPITSPLCQPNLSLYSPISSQASLSPSPQQPNSPLLFSSSSAPQFPTPPSPFPLASLPPGSPFPFPPSCSQVTLNPTSFPPSPSPPPLPPTTAAPLLSLASAFSLAVMTVAQSLLAPSPGLLSQPPPAPLCPSPSLPSAPPVLLPPASHGLETLAHSPAESQTCPNPDGLLMGEARLAPISEEAKPQLVGRFQVTSSREPAELLPLQPPPLSSSLKPPTPPPLTSESSDTEDSAETRETLAESDQAPEGLGAGAEEEGVPGQEPPVVGSYCSPVWLNYSCSSLCVSSEESESSGEDEEFWVELQSLRQKHLSEVEALQMVQKKEIEDLYNRLGKQPPPGIVAPAAMLSSRQRRLSKGSFPSSRCNSLQRAEPPGPGILRRNSLSGSSTGSQERRASKGVTFAGDVGRM from the exons ATGGAGACTGCAGTCCCCATGTCCCAGACCGAGGCCGACCTGGCTCTGCGGTCCCTGCCGCCTCTCGGCTCGGTGGGACCACCACGCCtcgggccccctcctcgccgaaTGCGCCGCTTCTCCGGGAAGGCTGAGCCCCGGCCGCGCCCCTCTCGTGGCAGCCGCCGCAGCTCCGTGGACTTGGGGCTGCTGAGCTCTTGGTTCCAGCCAGCCACGCCCGCTCCAGAGCCCCCTGACCCTCCGGACTCGGTTGGTCCTGAACGGGCGACGAACCCAACCCCCAACCCTCAAGAGCTCCCCGAGGGCACGTGGGCTGGGGAAGCCCCCGCGAAGGCGGCAGGTTCTGCTCGTCCCGAGCTCTCGGAATCCGCAGGCGCCCCAGGGTCCGGGGAGAAGCCCAGGATCCTCGATGCCGCGGCCCGGGAACGACAGCGAGagcaggaagaaaaggaggacaCAGAGACCCAGGCAGTGGCCACTTCCCCGGACGGCCGCTACCTCAAGTTTGACATCGAGATTGGACGTGGCTCTTTCAAGACGGTGTACCGAGGGTTGGACACCGACACCACGGTGGAGGTGGCCTGGTGTGAGCTGCAG ACTCGGAAACTGTCCCGGGCCGAGCGGCAGCGCTTCTCGGAGGAGGTGGAGATGCTCAAGGGGCTGCAGCACCCCAACATCGTGCGCTTCTATGACTCGTGGAAGTCGGTGCTGAGGGGCCAGGTGTGCATCGTGCTGGTCACCGAACTCATGACCTCGGGCACGCTCAAGAC GTACTTGAGGCGCTTCCGTGAGATGAAGCCACGAGTCCTTCAACGCTGGAGCCGGCAGATCCTACGGGGGCTTCACTTCCTGCACACCCGCGTACCCCCCATCCTTCACCGCGATCTTAAATGTGACAACGTCTTTATCACTGGCCCAACGGGCTCAGTCAAGATCGGGGACCTGGGTCTGGCCACACTCAAGCGCGCCTCCTTTGCCAAGAGCGTCATTG GGACTCcagagttcatggctcctgagaTGTATGAGGAGAAGTACGATGAGGCAGTGGACGTGTATGCATTTGGCATGTGCATGCTCGAGATGGCCACCTCCGAGTACCCGTACTCCGAGTGCCAGAATGCGGCGCAGATCTACCGCAAGGTCACCTCG GGCACGAAGCCCAACAGCTTCTACAAGGTGAAGATACCCGAGGTGAAGGAGATTATCGAAGGCTGTATCCGCACGGACAAGAATGAGAG GTTCACCATCCAGGACCTCTTGGCGCACGCCTTCTTCCGCGAGGAGCGCGGTGTGCATGTTGAGCTGGCGGAGGAGGATGACGGCGAGAAGCCGGGCCTCAAGCTCTGGCTGCGCATGGAAGACGTGCGGCGTGGGGGACGCCCACGGGACAACCAGGCCAttgagttcctgttccagctgggCCGGGATGCGGCTGAGGAGGTGGCCCAGGAGATG GTGGCACTGGGTTTGGTCTGTGAAGCTGATTACCAACCAGTGGCCCGTGCCGTGCGGGAGCGGGTTGCTGCTATCCAGCGAAAGCGTGAGAAGCTGCGCAAAGCTAAGGAGCTGCAGGCCCTTCCCCCAGAGCCAGGACCTCCACCACCAAGTGTCCCCGTGGCTGTCTGTTCACCCAGTGCCTTCCCCGCTGAGCCTGAAGAGCCAGAGGCTGACCAACACCAGCCTTTCCTCTTCCGTCATGCCAGCTACTCATCTACCACTT CGGATTGCGAGACAGATGGCTACCTCAGCTCCTCTGGCTTTCTGGATGCCTCCGATCCTGCCCTTCAGGCCCCCGGCGGGGTATCGGCCTGCCCTGCCGAGTCCCAAGTCTGCCTGCCCTCG GCGTTTGCCCTGTCCATTCCATGTTCTGGGCCTCTTGGCAGTGACTTTTCAGCTGGGGACAG CTATGCTTCTGACACAGCGTCAGGCCTGAGTGACATTGGGGAAGGGCTAGGACGGATGAGAAGACCCCCAGGGAGGAATCTCCGGCGCAGACCCCGATCCCGGCTGCGGGTCACCAAT GTCTCAGACCAGAATGACAGAGTGGTTGAATGCCAGCTGCAGACCCACAACAGCAAGATGGTGACCTTCCGGTTTGATCTGGATGGGGACAGCCCAGAAGAGATTGCAGCTGCCATG GTGTACAATGAGTTCATTCTGCCCTCGGAGCGAGATGGATTCCTGAGCAGGATTCGGGAAATCATCCAACGAGTGGAGACCTTGCTCAGGAGAGACACCGGCCCAGTGGAAGCTGCCGAAGATGCCCCGGGCCCCCAG GAAGAGCCAGCACCATTGCCTGCCCTCCTGGGCCCCCTCCCAGACCTCTCCAGTG AGCCCCAGAGCAGCACCTCCCCggagcagaggagctgggcagCCTTCTCTACCACCCCATCGTCTCCTGACACCCCCTTGTCTCCTGACACCCCCCTCTTCCCCATCACTTCTCCCCTCTGCCAGCCCAACCTCTCCCTGTACTCCCCCATCTCCTCCCAGGCCTCCCTAAGCCCCTCTCCTCAGCAACCCAACTCCCCgcttctcttttcctcctccagTGCACCCCAATTTCCAACACCACCCTCCCCATTTCCCCTGGCCTCTCTCCCACCTGGTTCTCCATTCCCATTCCCTCCTAGTTGTTCCCAGGTCACACTGAATCCCACttccttcccacccagcccctcgccccctcccctgccccccaccactgCAGCGCCCCTCCTCTCTCTGGCAAGtgccttctccctggctgtgatGACTGTGGCCCAGTCTCTGCTGGCCCCCTCACCGGGgctcctctcccagcctcccccGGCCCCCCTGTGTCCCTCCCCCAGCTTGCCCTCTGCCCCTCCTGTGCTTCTGCCCCCTGCCTCTCATGGCCTGGAGACCCTTGCCCACAGCCCGGCAGAGAGCCAG ACCTGCCCTAATCCTGATGGGCTCCTCATGGGTGAAGCCAGACTGGCGCCCATCTCTGAAG AGGCGAAGCCCCAGCTCGTGGGGCGTTTCCAAGTAACTTCTTCCAGAGAGCCAGCAGAGTTGCTCCCCCTGCAGCCTCCacctctctccagctctctgaaGCCCCCGACCCCTCCTCCACTGACCTCCGAGAGCTCGGACACAGAAGACAGTGCGGAGACCAGGGAGACGCTGGCGGAGAGCGACCAGGCGCCTGAGGGCCTGGGGGCTGGAGCTGAGGAGGAAGGGGTCCCTGGGCAGGAACCACCTGTTGTGGGGAGCTACTGCAGCCCCGTGTGGCTGAACTACTCGTGTAGCAGCCTGTGTGTGAGCAGTGAGGAGTCTGAGAGCAGCGGGGAGGACGAGGAGTTCTGGGTAGAGCTGCAGAGCCTGCGGCAGAA GCACTTATCTGAGGTGGAGGCACTACAGATGgtacagaaaaaggaaattgagGACTTGTACAACCGGCTCGGCAAGCAGCCCCCGCCGGGCATCGTGGCTCCAGCTGCCATGCTGTCCAGCCGCCAGCGGCGCCTGTCCAAGGGCAGCTTCCCCAGCTCCCGCTGCAACAGCCTGCAGCGCGCTGAGCCCCCGGGTCCTG GCATTTTGCGAAGGAACTCTCTGAGTGGCAGCAGCACCGGCTCCCAGGAGCGACGGGCAAGCAAGGGGGTGACATTCGCCGGGGATGTTGGCAGGATG TGA
- the LOC101532333 gene encoding cytochrome c oxidase assembly factor 3 homolog, mitochondrial, which translates to MAASGAGDPREAKSKQAPFAQRIDPSRDKLSPAQLHFMRQVQLAQWQKTLPQRRTRNILTGLGIGAVVLAIYGYTFYSVSQERFLDELEDEAKAARARALARASGP; encoded by the exons ATGGCTGCGTCTGGAGCCGGCGACCCCCGTGAGGCCAAGAGTAAACAGGCCCCGTTCGCTCAGCGCATCGACCCGAGTCGGGATAAACTGAGTCCTGCGCAACTGCATTTCATGCGGCAGGTGCAACTAGCACAGTGGCAGAAGACGCTGCCGCAGCGTCGGACCCGGAACATCTTGACTGGCCTGGGCATCGGGGCCGTGGTGTTAGCTATTT ACGGCTACACTTTCTACTCCGTGTCCCAGGAGCGTTTCCTGGATGAGCTGGAGGATGAGGCCAAAGCCGCGCGCGCCCGAGCTCTGGCCAGGGCGTCGGGACCCTGA
- the VPS25 gene encoding vacuolar protein-sorting-associated protein 25, translated as MAMSFEWPWQYRFPPFFTLQPNMDTRQKQLAAWCSLVLSFCRLHKQASMTVMEAQESPLFNNVKLQRKLPVESIQIVLEELRKKGNLEWLDKNKSSFLIMWRRPEEWGKLIYQWVSKSGQNNSVFTLYELTNGEDTEDEEFHGLDEATLLRALQALQQEHKAEIISINDGRGVKFF; from the exons ATGGCGATGAGTTTCGAATGGCCCTGGCAATATCGCTTCCCGCCCTTCTTTAC GTTGCAGCCGAACATGGACACGCGGCAGAAACAGCTGGCCGCGTGGTGCTCTCTGGTGCTGTCCTTCTGCCGCCTGCACAAGCAGGCCAGCATGACGGTGATGGAGGCGCAGGAGAGCCCGCTCTTCAACAACGTCAAACTGCAGC GGAAGCTTCCTGTGGAATCCATCCAGATTGTGTTAGAAGAACTGAGGAAAAAAG GGAACCTCGAGTGGCTGGATAAGAACAAGTCTAGCTTCCTGATCATGTGGCGGAGGCCGGAAGAATGGGGGAAACTCATCTACCAGTGG GTTTCCAAGAGTGGCCAGAACAACTCCGTGTTCACCCTGTATGAACTGACCAATGGGGAAGACACAGAGGATGAGG AATTCCATGGGCTGGATGAGGCGACCCTCCTGCGGGCTCTGCAGGCCCTCCAGCAGGAACACAAGGCCGAGATTATCTCCATCAACGACGGCCGAGGCGTCAAGTTCTTCTag
- the CNTD1 gene encoding cyclin N-terminal domain-containing protein 1 gives MENSGKKLRGPVSGPSEQSWWPKKLLNMDGPAWPRFTSLSDFQFGAVATETIEDALLHLAQQNKRAVQEAAGRMGSFRETRIVEFVFLLAEQWCLEKSVSYQAVEILERFMVQQAENICRQATEQLGSNGKTRSPNWRVLKEQLFNKFLLRLVSCVQLASKLSFHYKIISNITVLNFLQALGYLYTKEELLESELDVLKSLDFQINLPTPLAYVEMLLEVLGYNGCLVPAAQLHPTCLTLLDLVYLLHEPIYDSLLRASIENSTPSQLQGEKFISVKEDFMLLAVGIIAASAFIQTPECWSEVVAHLQSITGIALESISEFSYAILTHSVGASTPRQQQPAPPQLPARVLRAVAVSNT, from the exons ATGGAAAATTCTGGAAAGAAGCTAAGGGGGCCGGTTTCCGGGCCCAGTGAACAGTCCTGGTGGCCCAAAAAGCTTCTGAATATGGACGGACCTGCGTGGCCTAGATTCACTTCCCTCAGCGACTTTCAGTTTGGGGCCGTAGCCACAGAGACGATCGAAGACGCCCTgcttcacctggcccagcagAACAAGCGTGCTGTGCAGGAGGCCGCGGGCCGGATGGGCAGCTTCAGGGAGACCCGGATCGTGG AGTTTGTTTTCCTGCTGGCTGAACAATGGTGTCTGGAGAAATCTGTGAGCTACCAGGCGGTAGAAATTCTAGAAAG GTTTATGGTTCAGCAGGCTGAGAACATCTGCAGGCAAGCCACTGAGCAGCTGGGCAGTAATGGGAAGACGAGGTCTCCGAACTGGAGAGTTCTCAAGGAGCAGCTCTTCAACAAGTTTCTCCTCCGACTCGTATCGTGTGTTCAGCTGGCCAGCAAACTTTCCTTCCACTACAAA ATAATCAGCAACATCACAGTCCTGAACTTCCTGCAGGCTCTGGGCTATCTGTACACCAAAGAAGAACTGCTGGAGTCAGAGCTTGATGTCCTGAAGTCTCTGGACTTCCAGATCAATCTGCCCACACCCTTGGCCTATGTGGAGATGCTTCTGGAGGTTCTAG GCTACAATGGCTGTCTGGTCCCAGCCGCACAGCTGCATCCTACCTGCTTGACCCTGCTCGACCTCGTCTATCTCCTGCATGAACCTATATATGACAGCCTGCTGAGGGCTTCCATTGAAAACTCCACGCCTAGTCAGCTCCAAGG GGAAAAGTTTATTTCCGTGAAGGAAGACTTCATGCTGTTGGCAGTAGGAATCATTGCAGCAAGTGCATTCATCCAAACCCCTGAGTGTTGGAGCGAG GTCGTGGCACATCTGCAGAGCATCACTGGCATCGCACTGGAGAGCATCTCCGAGTTCTCTTATGCAATCCTGACTCACAGCGTGGGAGCCAGCactcccaggcagcagcagccggCTCCTCCCCAGCTGCCGGCCAGAGTGCTGAGGGCGGTCGCTGTCTCCAACACATGA